In the Caenorhabditis elegans chromosome X genome, one interval contains:
- the gpa-12 gene encoding Guanine nucleotide-binding protein alpha-12 subunit (Confirmed by transcript evidence): protein MVCCFGKKDERTKTIEKELHKERKIMRRQINLLLLGSGESGKSTFVKQMHIIHGAGEFTADEVRAYRQQIYQNAISAMRVLLDARNKLGIAWEDPKRQVEVEKVMRFSVGDLLKGIDFTTFVEVAPIISDFWNDAAIRKTYEQRNLFQISDSCQYFFEHIPRIAMPDFYPTNRDILFCRKATRGISEHIFEINKIPFRFIDVGGQRSQRQKWFQCFTDITSILFMVASNEYDQVILEDRRTNRVVESRSVFETIVNNRAFSNVSIILFMNKNDLLQEKVPKSDIRQYFTDFTGDHTLVRDVQFFLVDKFEASRRDRARPFFYHFTTAVDTENIRRVFRDVRESILEQNLKTLMMQ from the exons ttacacaaagagagaaaaattatGCGGCGACAA attaatttaTTGCTTCTCGGATCCGGTGAATCTGGAAAGTCCACGTTTGTAAAACAGATGCACATAATTCACGGGGCCGGAGAATTTACAGCAGACGAAGTTCGAGCTTACAGACAGCAGATATATCAG AACGCGATAAGTGCAATGCGGGTGTTGTTAGATGCTAGGAACAAATTAGGAATTGCATGGGAAGATCCAAAAAGACAAGTGgaagttgaaaaagttatgaG ATTTTCTGTCGGCGATTTATTAAAAGGAATTGATTTCACCACGTTTGTTGAAGTAGCCCCAATCATCAGTGATTTCTGGAACGACGCTGCGATTAGAAAAACATATGAGCAAAGAAACTTATTccaaatt AGTGACTCCTGTCAGTACTTCTTTGAGCATATTCCACGAATCGCAATGCCTGATTTTTACCCAACAAACCGTGATATCCTTTTCTGCCGAAAAGCGACACGTGGCATTTCTGAACACATTTTCGAGATCAACAAGATTCCATTTAG GTTCATTGATGTTGGCGGACAAAGATCGCAACGTCAAAAATGGTTTCAATGTTTTACAGACATCACAAGTATTTTGTTCATGGTCGCCAGTAACGAATACGATCAG gtgATTCTCGAAGACAGACGGACGAATCGAGTTGTCGAATCACGGTCTGTTTTTGAGACGATTGTCAACAACAGAGCGTTCTCTAATGTCTCCATCATCTTGTTCATGaacaaaaatgatttattgCAAGAGAAAGTTCCCAAATCCGATATCAGACAGTATTTCACGGATTTCACAGGGGATCACACTTTA GTCCGagatgttcaatttttccttgtcgacaaattcgaaGCATCTCGCCGCGATCGTGCACGACCCTTCTTTTATCACTTCACCACTGCCGTCGACACTGAAAACATTAGAAGAGTGTTCCGAGATGTACGTGAAAGTATTTTAGAGCAAAACTTGAAGACTCTCATGATGCAGTAA
- the pes-8 gene encoding Patterned Expression Site (Product from WormBase gene class pes;~Confirmed by transcript evidence), whose amino-acid sequence MLYLTLFCVFLLFSPVFAKYPLAELRVTKGPPKVDDIPSNEYIFTQYTIGETYTFEVHLDETTQNDYIINWCNMNGDQLIGARGCVNCNQCGYESVETHSYNRPGAIKRTLVPFVAAHTTINFECEIEMYICSGCAERSCETSPLALTSKLTPFGKSTTVALMYPPAGYAMPMGYGGAWPWWVWLLIILLLLLLLCCLLALCFAAFMKRKREKKAAAVTVVDGKDCATGTDRVSVTCVGTDTQDIVKVQPAVVLGADSLQSHHQQHHQHNQYSRNQAEYDQGSVMAGGTYSLREGMIHEGYTRTLPRESYSTNDRYASRDRFERQSQDKYTDRSSYRNFAYERDMGRVEPMDGFDEVETRERTYCLSDDDQEIVEKNVKRTHTTRYVTESREYDQDHDNEERMRGDEYHHATYTHSLPV is encoded by the exons atgctctatttaacacttttttgtgTCTTTCTTCTATTCTCACCTGTTTTTGCGAAGTATCCTTTGGCGGAACTCAGAGTGACTAAAG GCCCACCCAAAGTAGATGATATACCGTCAAATGAATACATTTTCACTCAATATACCATTGGAGAGACGTACACATTCGAGGTTCATCTAGATGAAACTACTCAAAACGATTACATTATCAATTGGTGCAACATGAATGGTGATCAATTGATTGGTGCAAGAGG ATGCGTAAACTGTAATCAGTGCGGATATGAATCAGTTGAAACTCATTCCTATAATAGACCTGGTGCCATTAAGCGAACTCTAGTGCCATTTGTTGCTGCCCACACG ACAATCAACTTCGaatgtgaaattgaaatgtaCATCTGCTCTGGGTGTGCCGAG CGCTCGTGTGAAACTTCTCCACTAGCCCTCACGAGTAAGTTAACTCCGTTTGGCAAAAGTACTACTGTAGCACTGATGTATCCACCAGCAGGTTACGCGATGCCAATGG gtTACGGAGGAGCGTGGCCATGGTGGGTGTGGCTGCTCATTatccttctccttcttcttctcctttgcTGCCTTTTAGCTCTTTGTTTTGCTGCTTTCATGAAgaggaaaagagaaaagaaggcTGCAGC CGTTACTGTCGTCGATGGAAAAGATTGTGCAACAGGGACTGATAGAGTGTCTGTGACATGCGTTGGAACCGATACACAGGATATTGTCAAAGTTCAACCAGCT GTGGTTCTTGGTGCTGATAGTCTTCAAAGCCACCACCAACAGCATCACCAGCACAACCAATACTCCAGAAACCAAGCAGAGTACGACCAGGGTTCTGTGATGGCTGGAGGAACGTATTCTCTGAGAGAAGGAATGATCCACGAGGGTTATACCAGGACTCTTCC AAGAGAGTCATACTCTACTAACGACCGATATGCCAGTCGTGATCGTTTCGAACGTCAAAGCCAGGATAAGTACACGGATAGATCCAGCTACAGAAATTTTGCCTACGAACGGGATATGGGAAGAGTTGAACCAATGGACGGATTTGATGAGGTTGAAACCCGTGAAAGAACCTATTGTTTGAGCGATGATGATCAGGAAATTGTGGAGAAAAATGTCAAGAGAACCCATACCACCAG ATACGTAACAGAATCGCGAGAATATGATCAGGACCATGACAATGAAGAGCGAATGCGTGGAGACGAGTATCATCACGCCACATACACACACAGCCTTCCAGTTTAA
- the F18G5.6 gene encoding Ovule protein (Confirmed by transcript evidence): protein MTTGDNKNEGNAVRVQRREYDEDMIPTGTGPVVVVTQSRKMSIYGPNFNYGPIQLRKQRLLEKMKKEAETAMEKRIEELRMAQRILDEQLRSKQVAVQQVLTERKPCNVENTQKNGSTQQYQHHSAVYAIKP, encoded by the exons ATGACAACCGGCGATAATAAAAACGAGGGCAACGCAGTTCGGGTGCAACGTAGGGAGTATGACGAGGACATGATTCCAACTGGAACTGGGCCAGTTGTGGTGGTCACTCAATCTCGCAAGATGTCCATCTATGGACCGAATTTCAATTATGGACCAATTCAATTGCGCAAACAGAGGCTCTTGGAGAAG ATGAAGAAGGAGGCGGAAACTGCCAtggaaaaaagaattgaagaGCTGAGAATGGCTCAGCGTATTCTCGACGAACAACTCAGAAGCAAACAAGTTGCAGTACAGCAAGTTCTAACCGAACGCAAGCCTTGCAACGTTGAAAAC ACTCAGAAGAACGGATCGACTCAGCAATACCAACACCACAGCGCTGTCTATGCCATTAAGCCTTAA
- the F18G5.1 gene encoding Protein TIC 214 (Partially confirmed by transcript evidence) yields the protein MQAVEHLPKSQANSGKIPLEDLKTDSYNNDIEGTKEVIYLYIQPRRISIYAPKFKYGPNRQYSDDENETLSSDEKETENFSVQNPFVTHQGNIKNANLDNHTEKVIVCEKPEDKDKVI from the exons ATGCAAGCAGTTGAACATCTTCCGAAAAGTCAGGCCAACAGCGGAAAG attCCGCTAGAAGACTTGAAAACCGATTCATATAATAACGACATCGAAGGAACAAAAGAAGTAATATACCTATACATTCAACCAAGAAGAATAAGCATCTACGCTCCAAAGTTTAAATATGGACCAAATCGTCAATATTCAGATGAT gaaAACGAGACATTGAGCTCTGATGAGaaggaaactgaaaatttttcagttcaaaaccCATTTGTGACACATCAAGGAAACATCAAAAACGCTAATCTTGACAATCATACCGAGAAAGTAATCGTGTGCGAAAAGCCAGAAGATAAAGACAAGGTAATTTGA
- the hrg-13 gene encoding Heme Responsive Gene (Confirmed by transcript evidence;~Product from WormBase gene class hrg), with translation MGADDGAISADKVDIRLQPLNKNGAQDETDEEAADQIQLRVYKQRWIVLLAVALLNNTNTMSWIGYAPSGNYVNSFYGESSAAWLSMVYMMCTIPVGMFAMWAGREWGLRTAVLIAGWANGIGAVIRVISSLDFVPQDLRFPICMTGQGIAAIAYPFIMFLPTKVAGSWFPDTQRAIATSIGVMSNPLGVLMANLISPAIVKSPEHVIWLNIFTCVPSLIAMLIATFGVNRSEPKIPPTFSASKPQMDFVSGMKSCFSSKQYIILLIVMGGGIGMFNCLYTVMLELLCPSGYSNFFSGVCAALMIVGGVFGAAASSIFVDRTKLYEETLKIALGAAVIFGLIFLQLTLHQGYSVILGVTCLLFGVLGLATYPIGLELASECTFPVSEATSTGLIVLSGQIQSVIYVFIMKNFARPLQPDRMHIQVCQLTPDDTINTPKDNTMSIMIFSLLATLLVLTLVVLFKPVYKRLEAERGNRATADKAKELSNQNKDRITLQAESAVEPLQKK, from the exons ATGGGCGCTGATGATGGTGCCATAAGTGCGGATAAGGTGGATATTCGACTGCAGCCACTCAACAAGAACGGAGCACAAGACGAGACTGATGAAGAAGCAGCAGATCAAATCCAACTTCGTGTCTACAAGCAGAGATGGATTGTTCTTCTTGCCGTTGCTCTTCTCAACAACACAAACACAATGTCTTGGATTGGATACGCCCCGTCTGGAAACTACGTCAATAGCTTCTATGGAGAGAGCAGTGCCGCTTG GCTATCCATGGTGTACATGATGTGTACAATCCCGGTTGGAATGTTCGCCATGTGGGCTGGTCGTGAATGGGGTCTCCGAACGGCGGTGCTCATTGCCGGATGGGCCAATGGAATTGGAGCTGTTATTCGTGTCATCTCATCATTGGACTTTGTTCCTCAGGATCTCCGTTTTCCAATCTGTATGACTGGACAAGGAATTGCAGCCATTGCTTACCCATTCATTATGTTCCTTCCAACTAAG GTTGCTGGATCGTGGTTCCCCGACACTCAACGTGCAATTGCCACAAGTATCGGAGTGATGTCTAACCCGCTTGGAGTTTTGATGGCCAACTTGATCAGTCCTGCTATTGTGAAGTCTCCTGAACACGTCATTTGGCTCAACATCTTCACATGTGTTCCATCTCTGATTGCTATGCTGATTGCTACC TTTGGAGTCAATCGCAGTGAACCTAAGATCCCACCAACCTTCAGCGCTAGTAAGCCACAAATGGACTTTGTCTCTGGAATGAAGTCATGCTTCTCCTCGAAACAATACATTATCCTGCTCATCGTCATGGGTGGTGGTATTGGAATGTTCAATTGTCTGTACACTGTCATGCTTGAGCTTTTGTGTCCATCTGGATACTCTAATTTTTTCTCTGGAGTATGTGCTGCTCTTATGATTGTCGGAGGTGTATTCGGTGCCGCTGCAAGCAGTATCTTTGTGGATCGCACCAAGCTCTATGAGGAGACTCTCAAAATTGCTCTTGGAGCTGCAGTCATATTTGGCTTGATTTTCCTTCAGCTCACTCTTCATCAAGGATACTCAGTTATTCTCGGTGTTACTTGTCTTTTGTTTGGAGTTCTTGGACTGGCCACGTATCCAATTGGTTTGGAATTGGCTTCGGAATGCACATTCCCAGTGTCTGAAGCTACTTCAACCGGACTCATTGTTTTGTCTGGACAAATTCAAAGTGTCATCTACGTCTTCATTATGAAGAACTTTGCCCGTCCACTCCAACCAGATCGCATGCACATTCAAGTCTGCCAACTCACCCCAGACGATACAATCAATACACCAAAGGATAATACCATGTCCATCATG attttctcaCTTCTTGCTACACTTCTCGTTCTTACACTTGTGGTCCTCTTCAAACCGGTCTACAAGCGATTGGAAGCTGAACGTGGAAATCGTGCAACTGCTGACAAAGCAAAAGAGCTTTCAAATCAGAATAAGGACAGAATCACACTTCAAGCTGAAAGTGCCGTTGAACCTCTTCAGAAGAAATAA
- the pes-8 gene encoding Patterned Expression Site (Product from WormBase gene class pes;~Confirmed by transcript evidence), translating to MLYLTLFCVFLLFSPVFAKYPLAELRVTKGPPKVDDIPSNEYIFTQYTIGETYTFEVHLDETTQNDYIINWCNMNGDQLIGARGCVNCNQCGYESVETHSYNRPGAIKRTLVPFVAAHTTINFECEIEMYICSGCAERSCETSPLALTSKLTPFGKSTTVALMYPPAGYAMPMGAYPIPIPPNIYPTPPFGGFHMPPHSPPHVQPPPVVNPGAVGTYTGYGGAWPWWVWLLIILLLLLLLCCLLALCFAAFMKRKREKKAAAVTVVDGKDCATGTDRVSVTCVGTDTQDIVKVQPAVVLGADSLQSHHQQHHQHNQYSRNQAEYDQGSVMAGGTYSLREGMIHEGYTRTLPRESYSTNDRYASRDRFERQSQDKYTDRSSYRNFAYERDMGRVEPMDGFDEVETRERTYCLSDDDQEIVEKNVKRTHTTRYVTESREYDQDHDNEERMRGDEYHHATYTHSLPV from the exons atgctctatttaacacttttttgtgTCTTTCTTCTATTCTCACCTGTTTTTGCGAAGTATCCTTTGGCGGAACTCAGAGTGACTAAAG GCCCACCCAAAGTAGATGATATACCGTCAAATGAATACATTTTCACTCAATATACCATTGGAGAGACGTACACATTCGAGGTTCATCTAGATGAAACTACTCAAAACGATTACATTATCAATTGGTGCAACATGAATGGTGATCAATTGATTGGTGCAAGAGG ATGCGTAAACTGTAATCAGTGCGGATATGAATCAGTTGAAACTCATTCCTATAATAGACCTGGTGCCATTAAGCGAACTCTAGTGCCATTTGTTGCTGCCCACACG ACAATCAACTTCGaatgtgaaattgaaatgtaCATCTGCTCTGGGTGTGCCGAG CGCTCGTGTGAAACTTCTCCACTAGCCCTCACGAGTAAGTTAACTCCGTTTGGCAAAAGTACTACTGTAGCACTGATGTATCCACCAGCAGGTTACGCGATGCCAATGG GAGCCTATCCTATTCCTATTCCTCCTAACATCTATCCAACTCCTCCTTTCGGTGGATTTCATATGCCACCACATTCTCCACCACATGTGCAACCACCTCCAGTTGTAAACCCTGGGGCGGTTGGTACTTATACGG gtTACGGAGGAGCGTGGCCATGGTGGGTGTGGCTGCTCATTatccttctccttcttcttctcctttgcTGCCTTTTAGCTCTTTGTTTTGCTGCTTTCATGAAgaggaaaagagaaaagaaggcTGCAGC CGTTACTGTCGTCGATGGAAAAGATTGTGCAACAGGGACTGATAGAGTGTCTGTGACATGCGTTGGAACCGATACACAGGATATTGTCAAAGTTCAACCAGCT GTGGTTCTTGGTGCTGATAGTCTTCAAAGCCACCACCAACAGCATCACCAGCACAACCAATACTCCAGAAACCAAGCAGAGTACGACCAGGGTTCTGTGATGGCTGGAGGAACGTATTCTCTGAGAGAAGGAATGATCCACGAGGGTTATACCAGGACTCTTCC AAGAGAGTCATACTCTACTAACGACCGATATGCCAGTCGTGATCGTTTCGAACGTCAAAGCCAGGATAAGTACACGGATAGATCCAGCTACAGAAATTTTGCCTACGAACGGGATATGGGAAGAGTTGAACCAATGGACGGATTTGATGAGGTTGAAACCCGTGAAAGAACCTATTGTTTGAGCGATGATGATCAGGAAATTGTGGAGAAAAATGTCAAGAGAACCCATACCACCAG ATACGTAACAGAATCGCGAGAATATGATCAGGACCATGACAATGAAGAGCGAATGCGTGGAGACGAGTATCATCACGCCACATACACACACAGCCTTCCAGTTTAA
- the B0416.10 gene encoding RING-type domain-containing protein (Confirmed by transcript evidence), producing MSAYFLKDLARKRKQVDSGNGTDCCFKDGHLIWKLCELCLVPFDRSERMPKVLACGHTLCVNCMKENSSAGFALCPLDRTGSKFDGSSTHDFPTNNCLLDA from the exons ATGTCTGcgtattttctgaaagatcTTGCAAGGAAGAGAAAACAAGTCGATTCAGGCAACGGGACGGATTGCTGTTTCAAAGATGGACACTTGATTTGGAAGCTGTGCGAGCTTTGTTTGGTTCCATTTGATCGAAGCGAGAGAATGCCAAAAGTTTTGG cgtgCGGTCACACACTATGCGTCAATTGTATGAAGGAGAATTCAAGTGCCGGATTTGCATTATGTCCTTTGGACCGAACGGGAAGCAAATTCGATGGTTCTTCCACGCACGATTTTCCTACAAATAATTGTCTTCTTGATGCTTAG